The proteins below are encoded in one region of Listeria swaminathanii:
- the rsmG gene encoding 16S rRNA (guanine(527)-N(7))-methyltransferase RsmG, protein MNPEQFQTALAEKGIELSDAQLKQFHDYFEMLVEWNEKMNLTAITDEKEVYLKHFYDSISAAFYVDFTKFESICDVGAGAGFPSIPIKICFPHLKVSIVDSLKKRMTFLDALAEKLGLTDVRFYHDRAETFGQNKAHREKYDLVTARAVARMSVLSELCMPLVKKGGSFLVMKAAQAEQELQTAEKAIKLFGGKVVNHYSFLLPVEESERNIYVINKTKETPNKYPRKPGTPNKLPIE, encoded by the coding sequence ATGAACCCAGAACAATTCCAAACAGCACTTGCTGAAAAAGGAATAGAACTAAGCGACGCACAACTAAAACAATTCCACGACTACTTCGAAATGTTAGTAGAATGGAATGAAAAAATGAATTTAACAGCTATTACTGACGAAAAAGAAGTGTACTTAAAGCACTTCTACGACTCTATTTCAGCTGCGTTTTATGTTGATTTTACGAAATTCGAGTCCATTTGTGATGTCGGGGCTGGCGCTGGTTTTCCAAGTATTCCAATTAAAATCTGCTTCCCGCATTTAAAAGTGAGCATCGTGGATTCCTTGAAAAAACGCATGACTTTCCTAGATGCGCTGGCAGAAAAATTAGGCCTAACCGATGTGCGTTTTTACCATGATCGCGCTGAAACATTTGGCCAAAATAAAGCGCACCGCGAAAAATATGACCTTGTAACTGCACGTGCCGTAGCAAGAATGAGCGTATTATCTGAGCTTTGCATGCCACTTGTCAAAAAAGGCGGGTCATTCCTAGTAATGAAAGCAGCCCAAGCCGAACAAGAGCTACAAACGGCCGAAAAAGCCATCAAACTATTTGGCGGAAAAGTAGTCAATCATTACTCCTTCTTATTACCAGTAGAAGAAAGCGAGCGCAACATTTACGTCATTAATAAAACAAAAGAAACGCCAAACAAATATCCACGCAAACCAGGAACACCCAACAAATTACCAATCGAATAA
- a CDS encoding N-acetylmannosamine-6-phosphate 2-epimerase, translating to MVNSVMEKIKGGLVVSCQALEDEPLHSAFIMSKMALAAVQGGAVGIRANTAKDIRAIQSEVDVPIIGIYKKDYADSDVFITPTLKEVREICETGVGIVAMDATTRKRPHNEDLKEILSTIRKEFPDTLFMADTGSIEDVYYADSLGFDLIGTTLYGYTEETANKNISDHDFSHLKEVLKSTKRPVIAEGKIDSPSKARQVLTLGCYAVVVGGAVTRPQEITTRFTNEIQKIQEERGK from the coding sequence GTGGTTAATTCTGTTATGGAAAAAATCAAAGGCGGGTTAGTGGTTTCCTGCCAAGCTTTAGAAGACGAACCACTTCATAGCGCATTTATTATGTCAAAAATGGCTCTGGCCGCAGTTCAAGGTGGTGCTGTTGGCATTCGAGCAAATACGGCAAAAGATATTCGCGCAATTCAAAGTGAGGTAGACGTCCCAATTATTGGCATTTACAAAAAAGACTACGCTGATTCGGACGTGTTTATCACCCCCACTTTAAAAGAAGTTAGAGAAATATGCGAAACGGGAGTGGGAATTGTTGCAATGGATGCGACAACGAGAAAAAGACCACATAACGAAGACCTCAAAGAGATACTAAGCACCATTCGAAAAGAGTTTCCAGATACACTTTTTATGGCGGACACAGGCAGTATTGAAGACGTTTATTACGCTGATTCCCTTGGCTTCGACTTAATTGGCACAACGCTTTACGGATACACCGAGGAAACAGCGAATAAAAATATCAGCGATCACGATTTTTCCCATTTGAAAGAAGTATTGAAAAGTACGAAGCGCCCAGTGATTGCAGAAGGGAAAATCGATTCGCCTAGTAAAGCACGACAAGTTCTTACGTTAGGTTGTTATGCTGTCGTTGTTGGCGGCGCAGTAACTCGGCCACAGGAAATAACCACCCGCTTTACAAATGAAATCCAAAAAATCCAAGAAGAAAGAGGTAAGTGA
- a CDS encoding Gfo/Idh/MocA family protein, whose translation MTKQIKVGVIGVGQMGQYHAEIYQKLPQVELVAICEFNDERRAEMAEKFQCKAYKDYHELLANTEIEAVSIVLPDNMHRDCVEEAVKHNKHILLEKPLAKELEDGKAMYELTKDYDKVFTVGFLLRFDPRFNMIKQRLDNGELGDIIHLYCRRNSPITGPKRYIGASDLSMHVMIHDIDYINWYMDSEPVKVIAKSRSVLLKEYGMNDVIYAIVTYENGAIACLEACWVLPENSPTIIDDKLELVGTKGVAYVDSCDHGVRFVSEKGVSYPDSRHWYYTNGEVSGDLAEEVMAFINNVANNTKSIITPKEAYDSLRVVDAIERSIAEGKEVSL comes from the coding sequence ATGACAAAGCAAATCAAAGTTGGCGTAATTGGCGTTGGACAAATGGGGCAGTATCATGCGGAAATTTATCAAAAACTTCCGCAAGTTGAGTTAGTAGCAATTTGCGAGTTTAACGATGAAAGACGCGCTGAAATGGCAGAGAAATTTCAGTGCAAAGCATACAAAGACTACCATGAACTTCTAGCAAATACGGAGATTGAAGCTGTGAGCATTGTTTTACCTGATAATATGCACCGTGATTGTGTGGAAGAAGCCGTAAAACATAACAAGCACATTTTGCTAGAAAAGCCGCTTGCGAAAGAACTTGAAGATGGCAAAGCGATGTATGAACTGACAAAAGACTACGACAAAGTATTTACGGTTGGATTTTTACTAAGATTTGATCCGCGTTTTAATATGATTAAGCAGCGCCTAGATAACGGCGAATTAGGCGATATTATTCATCTTTACTGTCGTCGCAACAGTCCAATTACCGGTCCAAAGCGGTACATAGGTGCTTCTGATTTAAGTATGCACGTAATGATTCACGATATTGACTATATCAATTGGTATATGGATAGCGAGCCAGTCAAGGTTATCGCCAAAAGCCGCAGTGTGCTACTTAAAGAATACGGGATGAATGATGTTATTTATGCCATCGTTACCTATGAAAATGGCGCAATCGCTTGCCTTGAAGCGTGCTGGGTTCTTCCAGAAAACTCGCCAACCATCATTGATGACAAGCTAGAATTAGTCGGAACAAAAGGCGTGGCATATGTAGACTCTTGTGACCACGGTGTTCGTTTTGTTAGTGAAAAAGGGGTTTCCTATCCTGACTCAAGACACTGGTACTACACAAATGGAGAAGTGTCCGGAGATTTGGCAGAAGAAGTTATGGCTTTTATTAATAACGTTGCGAATAACACAAAATCGATTATCACACCAAAAGAAGCGTATGATTCCTTGCGCGTAGTAGATGCCATTGAACGTTCGATTGCGGAAGGAAAAGAAGTATCACTATAA
- a CDS encoding PTS mannitol transporter subunit IICB, with the protein MSIRVHVQKFGSKLSGMVIPNLGAFMAWGILTAIGVATGSEMLKGFIAPMLNYLLPLLIAFAGGRAVHGYRGGVIGTVATMGAIISSDITMFIGAMIMGPLAAWLLKKFDERIDGKIPAGFELLVNNFSIGIIGAGLALFSYVAIAPMVETVTKVLASGVDVLINNHLLPLTALIIEPAKVLFLNNAIGQGILSPLATLQLAETGKSVLYLLESNPGPGLGILLGYMFFGKGNSKASSYGASVIHLFGGIHEIYFPFVLMNPILILPLILGGMTGTFILTMTNAGLVGVASPGSIITIMMMAAPGDHIKILIAVLCAALVTFITAIPFIKRMGNKDAELQDAAKKMESLKGKKSSISSVFESPVDDFNFKNVKRIAYACDAGLGSSAMGATVLQKKIKNAGLDDIKVFHIAIHELPTECDVVVTHKSLIDRAREKQPDAYYVEITDYLGAPEYQELIDKIVADREQKN; encoded by the coding sequence ATGTCTATTCGGGTACATGTACAAAAGTTTGGGAGTAAGCTAAGTGGTATGGTCATTCCGAATTTAGGGGCTTTTATGGCTTGGGGTATTTTGACGGCAATTGGGGTAGCGACAGGCTCTGAGATGTTAAAAGGGTTTATCGCACCAATGCTAAATTACTTGTTACCACTTCTGATTGCTTTTGCTGGAGGTCGAGCGGTTCACGGTTACCGAGGCGGAGTTATTGGTACTGTTGCAACAATGGGGGCAATTATTAGTTCGGATATAACCATGTTTATCGGCGCAATGATAATGGGTCCGCTCGCTGCTTGGCTACTCAAAAAATTTGACGAACGAATTGATGGAAAAATACCAGCTGGATTTGAACTATTAGTTAATAACTTTTCGATTGGGATTATCGGAGCAGGCCTTGCACTATTTTCTTACGTTGCAATTGCTCCTATGGTTGAAACGGTAACAAAAGTGTTAGCAAGCGGCGTGGATGTGTTAATTAATAACCATTTGCTTCCACTAACGGCCTTAATTATTGAGCCAGCCAAAGTGCTATTCCTAAACAATGCGATTGGTCAAGGTATTCTTAGTCCACTAGCCACCTTGCAACTCGCGGAAACAGGGAAGTCGGTGCTTTACTTACTAGAATCTAACCCCGGACCAGGTCTTGGAATTCTACTTGGTTATATGTTCTTTGGAAAAGGAAACTCCAAAGCATCTTCATATGGGGCAAGTGTTATTCACTTATTTGGTGGTATTCATGAAATTTACTTCCCGTTCGTTTTAATGAATCCAATTCTAATTTTGCCGCTTATTCTTGGTGGTATGACAGGAACATTTATTTTAACAATGACAAACGCGGGACTGGTTGGCGTAGCTTCTCCGGGTAGTATTATCACGATTATGATGATGGCAGCACCCGGTGACCATATTAAGATACTTATTGCAGTGCTATGTGCGGCGCTCGTTACGTTCATTACCGCCATTCCATTTATTAAACGCATGGGCAACAAAGACGCTGAATTACAAGACGCGGCGAAGAAAATGGAAAGTCTTAAAGGCAAAAAAAGCAGCATTTCCTCCGTTTTTGAATCTCCAGTAGATGATTTTAATTTTAAAAATGTTAAAAGAATCGCTTATGCGTGTGATGCGGGGCTTGGATCCAGTGCAATGGGCGCAACCGTACTACAGAAAAAAATCAAAAATGCTGGCTTAGACGATATTAAAGTGTTCCATATCGCCATCCATGAATTGCCAACCGAATGTGATGTGGTCGTGACGCATAAATCCCTCATCGACCGAGCCAGAGAAAAACAGCCAGATGCGTATTATGTCGAAATAACGGATTACCTCGGCGCACCAGAATATCAAGAGCTGATAGATAAAATAGTTGCAGACCGAGAACAAAAGAATTAA
- a CDS encoding HAD family hydrolase yields MLKAIVMDFDGIVIDTEVVWYEIFQDWFKTKQHYDLSIEEFLQCVGSNVDDLFRELNETRQMDINRQVFEAETQATFIEKSQFLPAKEGVASFIRDLKERGLKLALATSSKRPKPLYHLERLGLLEYFDAIITAEDVTRIKPEPDLFLEALRTLDVKAEEALIVEDSRNGLLAGNRAGVNVLVIPNEVTKYSDLTPSYMERESLAKVDLAEIIAEYNK; encoded by the coding sequence ATGTTAAAAGCGATTGTGATGGATTTTGACGGAATTGTTATTGATACAGAGGTAGTTTGGTATGAAATTTTTCAAGATTGGTTTAAGACAAAGCAACATTACGACCTTTCTATCGAGGAGTTTTTGCAGTGTGTTGGGTCTAACGTGGACGATTTATTTCGCGAATTAAACGAGACGCGGCAAATGGATATTAATCGGCAAGTGTTCGAAGCAGAAACACAAGCAACTTTTATTGAAAAGAGTCAGTTTTTACCTGCCAAAGAAGGCGTTGCAAGTTTTATTCGTGACTTAAAAGAGCGAGGATTAAAGTTAGCGCTCGCGACGTCATCGAAGCGACCAAAACCGCTCTATCATTTGGAACGACTAGGATTGCTTGAATATTTTGATGCAATTATTACAGCAGAGGATGTTACGCGAATTAAACCGGAACCAGATTTATTTTTAGAAGCTTTGCGGACGCTTGATGTTAAGGCCGAGGAGGCGCTTATTGTGGAAGACTCGCGCAATGGACTTTTGGCGGGGAATAGGGCCGGTGTAAATGTTCTGGTCATTCCGAATGAGGTGACGAAATATAGTGATTTAACGCCAAGCTATATGGAGCGAGAGTCGTTAGCTAAGGTAGACTTAGCTGAAATAATAGCCGAATATAACAAATAA
- a CDS encoding PTS sugar transporter subunit IIA codes for MLLDQVTLEDIEINLQAKDWREAIQTAARPLLERGAIKKSYIDGMIQSVENNGPYIVIAKHIALAHTRPEFGVIHGGLTFATLADGVAFGSEMFDPVKLIITLAATDAESHLDVLSELAEVLMDEEKVARLITANSNQAFYDELTKEG; via the coding sequence ATGTTATTAGATCAAGTTACTTTAGAAGATATTGAGATAAATTTACAAGCAAAAGATTGGCGGGAAGCAATCCAAACAGCCGCAAGACCGCTACTAGAACGAGGCGCAATCAAAAAAAGTTATATCGACGGAATGATTCAAAGCGTAGAAAATAATGGACCATATATAGTGATTGCGAAACATATCGCGCTAGCGCACACACGACCAGAGTTTGGCGTCATCCACGGCGGTTTAACATTTGCGACACTTGCTGATGGCGTGGCTTTTGGCAGTGAAATGTTTGACCCAGTGAAACTGATTATTACACTGGCGGCAACGGACGCAGAAAGCCATTTAGATGTGCTGTCAGAGCTTGCTGAAGTACTAATGGATGAGGAGAAGGTAGCCCGTTTAATCACAGCAAACTCAAACCAGGCATTTTATGATGAATTAACAAAAGAAGGATAA
- a CDS encoding ROK family protein: MENYLCVDIGGTSIKYAKFNREGARLGAIKSCQTPVSDGANQIMPALIRIVEQGKTGVAGVCVASAGVVHPEKGNIIYAGYTIPGYTGTEIKAEIEHRFDLPCAVENDVNAACLGESWLGGARGRGSVLCLTIGTGIGGAMLINDKLINGYSFTACEVGYMQLSQGKFQDVASTKTLIKQVASRKNIDANALNGRQVMEWAYGDDAAVLAEIEQWIENLVEGVVNLIYIFNPEVIVLGGGLMEEEAFFKPRLEAAISAKLISPMFDTADLTFAKLGNEAGMIGALYHFLNQKEAKKDDDFK, translated from the coding sequence ATGGAAAATTATCTTTGTGTCGACATTGGTGGAACGAGTATCAAATATGCCAAATTTAACCGGGAAGGCGCGCGGCTAGGTGCGATTAAGTCTTGTCAGACCCCTGTGAGCGACGGAGCGAATCAAATCATGCCCGCGCTTATTCGGATTGTCGAACAGGGAAAAACGGGTGTGGCGGGCGTCTGTGTTGCTTCAGCGGGTGTTGTTCATCCTGAAAAAGGTAATATTATTTATGCTGGTTATACGATTCCCGGATACACTGGAACGGAAATTAAAGCAGAAATAGAGCACCGTTTCGACCTTCCATGCGCAGTGGAAAACGACGTGAATGCGGCCTGTCTTGGCGAGTCATGGCTAGGCGGAGCACGGGGGCGTGGAAGCGTGCTCTGTTTGACAATCGGGACAGGTATCGGCGGAGCAATGTTGATAAATGATAAATTAATAAACGGCTATTCTTTTACCGCGTGCGAAGTCGGTTATATGCAGCTTTCACAAGGGAAATTTCAAGATGTCGCTTCAACAAAAACATTGATTAAACAAGTAGCCTCGCGAAAAAATATCGATGCAAATGCTCTAAACGGACGACAAGTAATGGAATGGGCCTATGGCGACGATGCAGCTGTACTGGCGGAAATAGAGCAATGGATTGAGAATTTAGTAGAAGGTGTAGTAAACTTAATCTATATTTTCAACCCAGAAGTGATTGTGCTCGGTGGGGGCTTAATGGAAGAAGAGGCGTTCTTTAAACCTCGGCTCGAAGCGGCTATTTCAGCCAAATTAATCTCACCGATGTTCGATACAGCAGATCTTACTTTCGCAAAGCTGGGAAATGAAGCAGGGATGATTGGCGCGCTCTATCATTTCTTAAACCAGAAAGAGGCCAAAAAAGATGACGATTTTAAGTGA
- a CDS encoding MurR/RpiR family transcriptional regulator, whose amino-acid sequence MTILSEIQQNYNRLPNKEKQIAKYILEKSDELKNINIKELAEETGTSISTITRFCRHVRCDSFVDLKMRVNTAATMVPSLGYDDLFEEVYSFYHKVIDNTVKLIEPAKIREVVQYIQAAKRVYICGVGSSGLTAVEMSQRLIRMGLNVISVNDPHMMIITSSITTKEDFVIGISNSGNTPELVTALKNAKKNKSKVATFTSFENSEMTEISDVTIPVYNTLFVSKRYFANSQFSIMYVMDIISMMLLQNESYRENMEKTINTVTDEFH is encoded by the coding sequence ATGACGATTTTAAGTGAAATTCAACAAAATTACAATCGATTACCAAATAAAGAAAAGCAAATTGCGAAATATATTTTAGAAAAAAGTGATGAACTCAAGAACATTAATATTAAAGAGCTAGCTGAAGAAACCGGCACGTCCATTTCGACGATAACGAGATTTTGCCGCCACGTTCGCTGTGATAGTTTTGTTGATTTGAAAATGCGGGTAAATACAGCAGCAACAATGGTCCCTTCGCTTGGTTATGATGACCTTTTTGAGGAGGTTTATTCGTTTTACCATAAAGTGATTGATAACACGGTGAAGCTAATCGAGCCAGCGAAAATTCGTGAAGTGGTGCAATATATTCAAGCAGCGAAACGGGTCTATATTTGCGGCGTCGGAAGCTCGGGGCTCACTGCTGTTGAGATGTCACAGCGCCTGATTCGGATGGGGCTTAACGTTATCAGTGTCAACGATCCGCACATGATGATTATCACCAGTTCAATCACAACAAAAGAAGATTTTGTAATAGGTATTTCCAACTCAGGCAACACCCCAGAGCTAGTCACAGCACTAAAAAATGCCAAGAAAAACAAAAGTAAAGTGGCGACATTTACCAGCTTTGAAAATAGTGAAATGACTGAAATCAGCGACGTGACCATCCCGGTTTACAATACTTTATTCGTGAGTAAAAGATATTTCGCCAATAGCCAGTTTTCGATTATGTATGTGATGGATATTATTTCCATGATGCTACTGCAAAATGAGTCTTACCGGGAAAATATGGAAAAAACCATCAATACAGTCACCGATGAATTTCATTAA
- the noc gene encoding nucleoid occlusion protein, whose amino-acid sequence MPFSRLFGKKDKNQVDDIDNDNKVAEEEVQRVQELPTDKIFPNQFQPRTVFDQDKIDELARTIRIHGVIQPIVVREMEPDYYEIIAGERRFRAVLSLELEKIPAIIQNLDDEEVAAIALIENLQREELTPIEEAKAYRSLLDMQDVTQEALAQRVGKSQSAIANKMRLLKLPETIQEAVLNKKISERHARSLLALETEAQQVALLAEIEENNWNVKQTEARIQELLGVKKPEAMKKPKPKRQAISRDVRIAMNTIKQSVTMVKDNGMDLDFTEVETDDFYQITIQIPKKK is encoded by the coding sequence ATGCCTTTTTCACGTTTATTTGGAAAAAAAGATAAGAATCAAGTAGATGATATCGATAATGATAATAAAGTAGCAGAAGAAGAGGTACAGCGCGTACAAGAACTTCCTACAGATAAAATTTTCCCGAACCAATTCCAACCACGGACAGTATTTGATCAAGATAAGATTGATGAGCTTGCTCGAACTATCCGAATTCACGGTGTTATTCAGCCGATTGTGGTTAGAGAAATGGAACCGGATTATTATGAAATCATTGCGGGAGAGCGCCGTTTTCGTGCCGTGCTTTCTTTAGAATTGGAAAAAATCCCAGCAATTATTCAAAATTTAGATGATGAAGAGGTAGCTGCGATTGCGTTAATTGAAAACTTACAACGTGAGGAATTAACACCAATTGAGGAAGCGAAAGCATATCGAAGCTTGCTAGACATGCAAGACGTGACACAAGAAGCACTTGCGCAGCGTGTCGGCAAAAGCCAGTCTGCCATCGCAAACAAAATGCGTCTTCTAAAACTACCAGAAACGATTCAAGAAGCCGTGCTCAACAAAAAAATTTCAGAGCGCCATGCTCGTTCATTACTAGCTTTAGAAACGGAAGCGCAACAAGTGGCACTTTTAGCTGAAATAGAAGAGAATAACTGGAACGTCAAACAAACTGAAGCAAGAATTCAAGAACTTTTAGGCGTAAAAAAACCAGAAGCAATGAAAAAGCCAAAACCAAAACGCCAAGCTATTAGTCGTGACGTGCGCATCGCTATGAACACGATTAAACAGTCGGTGACAATGGTTAAAGATAACGGAATGGACCTAGATTTCACCGAAGTAGAAACAGACGATTTTTATCAAATTACCATTCAAATTCCTAAAAAGAAGTAA
- a CDS encoding helix-turn-helix domain-containing protein, translating to MIHSTLGGITKRMAKIIFVKDEQNEFQAYDFLQNLIVEEPLMATLVFQGLLQLETAETRKLSTGKQILPDVHLIIGKSQAYSLQTTRIETTVDQPIQEMKAHFKDKNCRLIYFTAFSGDETYYCFVKGYFKDKNPFTDQMGSYREEVKRVFLRRIEAETSIGNSDYQFETLKNKALENEGIAHYLDSFSASLGKYIFAKRMEKKWSQLDLALKSDLSPVIIGRLEAGDPDLTLRMYQKVCTVLGVKATFSVD from the coding sequence GTGATTCACTCAACTCTGGGTGGAATCACGAAACGAATGGCAAAAATCATTTTTGTGAAAGACGAACAAAATGAGTTCCAAGCGTATGATTTCTTACAAAATTTAATTGTGGAAGAACCACTCATGGCCACTTTAGTATTCCAAGGCCTACTACAATTAGAAACAGCAGAAACAAGAAAACTTAGTACTGGGAAGCAAATTCTCCCCGATGTGCATTTGATCATCGGTAAAAGTCAAGCTTATTCACTGCAAACCACTCGTATAGAAACAACTGTAGACCAACCAATTCAAGAGATGAAAGCACATTTTAAAGATAAAAATTGTCGTTTAATTTACTTCACTGCATTTAGTGGAGATGAAACATATTATTGCTTCGTTAAAGGCTATTTTAAAGATAAAAATCCATTTACAGATCAAATGGGCTCTTATCGCGAGGAAGTGAAACGCGTATTCCTGCGCCGTATTGAAGCCGAAACAAGCATTGGCAACTCAGATTACCAATTTGAAACACTAAAAAATAAAGCATTAGAAAATGAAGGGATTGCCCATTACTTAGATAGTTTTTCAGCAAGTCTTGGTAAATATATTTTTGCTAAACGAATGGAGAAAAAATGGTCGCAATTAGATTTAGCACTTAAATCTGATTTATCTCCTGTTATTATTGGTCGTTTAGAAGCTGGAGATCCAGATTTAACTCTTAGAATGTATCAGAAAGTCTGCACAGTTCTAGGCGTTAAGGCAACATTTTCAGTAGATTGA
- a CDS encoding ParA family protein, with product MSKVIALANQKGGVGKTTSSVNLSSSLAFLGKKVLLVDIDPQGNASSGVGVNKGEIEHCIYDVLVDDVAIQDVLQKTDLDNLNVIPATIQLAGAEVELVPAISREIRLKKAIDSIRDDYDYVIIDCPPSLGLLTLNALTAADSVLIPVQCEYYALEGLSQLLNTIRIVQKHLNEDLQIEGVLLTMLDARTNLGIQVIEEVKKYFQNKVFSTIIPRNVRLSEAPSHGKPILLYDAKSKGAEVYLELAKEVVEHG from the coding sequence TTGAGCAAAGTGATTGCACTAGCAAACCAAAAAGGTGGGGTTGGTAAAACGACATCATCCGTTAATTTAAGCTCTAGCCTAGCTTTTTTAGGTAAAAAAGTATTACTAGTTGATATTGACCCTCAAGGAAATGCATCAAGTGGGGTTGGTGTTAATAAAGGTGAAATTGAACATTGTATTTATGATGTACTAGTTGACGATGTAGCCATTCAAGATGTGTTGCAAAAAACAGACTTAGATAATCTAAATGTTATTCCAGCTACAATTCAACTTGCAGGTGCTGAAGTAGAGCTAGTTCCAGCTATCTCACGTGAAATTAGATTGAAAAAAGCAATCGACTCAATCCGTGATGATTATGACTATGTAATTATTGATTGTCCGCCATCACTTGGGCTTTTGACTTTAAATGCATTAACAGCAGCAGACTCGGTTTTAATTCCAGTCCAATGCGAATATTATGCGCTAGAAGGTCTAAGCCAGCTTTTAAACACAATCAGAATCGTTCAAAAACATCTTAATGAAGATTTACAAATTGAAGGTGTTTTACTAACAATGCTTGATGCTAGAACAAACTTAGGCATTCAAGTAATAGAAGAAGTGAAAAAGTATTTCCAAAACAAAGTGTTTAGTACTATCATTCCACGTAACGTCCGCCTAAGCGAAGCACCAAGTCACGGAAAACCGATTTTGCTATATGATGCAAAATCGAAAGGTGCAGAAGTTTATTTAGAATTAGCAAAGGAAGTGGTTGAACATGGCTAA
- a CDS encoding ParB/RepB/Spo0J family partition protein — MAKGLGKGINALFNNVDANEETVQNVAIKEIKPNPYQPRKIFDAKAINELRDSIKIHGVLQPIILRNTEKGYEIVVGERRYRAAKEAKLKEIPAVVRDLTEEEMMELSVIENLQREDLSPLEEAESYQFLMKKLGLTQAKLAERVGKSRPYIANFVRLLTLPEEVQVMLRDGSLSAGHGRVLLGLKLKKNIIPTAKKAVAQGLTVRQLEDVVNNLNENVSRETIKPARVPIFIRESESQLRDKFGTAVSIKRRDKKGKIEIEFLSDDDLDRILEILDIQFDDE, encoded by the coding sequence ATGGCTAAAGGTCTAGGTAAAGGAATCAACGCACTATTTAATAATGTGGATGCAAACGAAGAAACAGTCCAAAATGTCGCGATAAAAGAAATTAAACCAAACCCATATCAACCACGTAAAATCTTTGATGCAAAAGCAATCAATGAATTACGTGACTCCATTAAAATCCATGGTGTTTTACAGCCAATTATTTTAAGAAACACGGAAAAAGGATATGAAATTGTTGTTGGGGAACGTAGATACCGCGCAGCAAAAGAAGCAAAACTGAAAGAAATTCCAGCAGTTGTTCGTGATTTAACGGAAGAAGAAATGATGGAGCTTTCTGTGATCGAAAACTTACAACGTGAAGATTTATCTCCGTTAGAAGAAGCTGAATCATATCAGTTCCTTATGAAAAAATTAGGCTTAACACAAGCGAAATTAGCAGAACGAGTTGGTAAAAGCCGACCATACATCGCTAACTTTGTCCGCCTGTTGACTTTACCAGAAGAAGTGCAGGTAATGCTGCGTGATGGTTCATTATCAGCTGGACATGGCCGTGTATTGCTAGGATTGAAACTCAAGAAAAACATCATTCCAACTGCTAAAAAGGCTGTGGCACAAGGATTAACAGTTCGCCAATTAGAAGATGTTGTGAACAATCTAAACGAAAATGTTTCACGTGAAACAATTAAACCAGCTAGAGTTCCTATCTTTATCCGTGAAAGCGAAAGCCAATTACGTGATAAATTTGGTACGGCAGTTTCGATTAAACGTCGCGACAAAAAAGGTAAAATTGAAATTGAATTTTTATCAGATGATGATTTAGATCGCATTTTAGAGATTTTAGATATTCAGTTTGATGATGAATAG
- a CDS encoding DUF951 domain-containing protein, with amino-acid sequence MFMEKKHFDLNDVVEMKKPHPCGTNRFKIIRMGMDIRIKCEGCGHSVMIPRREFERKVKKILVKAEQE; translated from the coding sequence ATGTTTATGGAAAAAAAGCATTTCGATTTGAATGATGTTGTAGAAATGAAAAAGCCTCATCCATGTGGTACCAATCGATTTAAGATTATCCGCATGGGTATGGATATTCGAATTAAGTGTGAAGGTTGTGGGCATAGCGTCATGATTCCACGCCGAGAATTCGAGCGAAAAGTGAAGAAGATTTTAGTTAAAGCAGAACAAGAATAA